In one Modestobacter sp. L9-4 genomic region, the following are encoded:
- a CDS encoding RsmB/NOP family class I SAM-dependent RNA methyltransferase, whose amino-acid sequence MTGPDRRAGHKRRNDPGTGNQRPQSRRHRPVLDGARLTAYDVLDGVSSRDAYANLLLPQLLRERQLEPRDAAFATQLAYGTLRATGTLDAILTTLVSRPLPELDRKVLDLLRLGTYQIVDLRVPAHAAVDTTVALTRAIVGTGASGLVNAVLRKVAAGGDRDAWVAALAPADDTDRLALATDHPRWIVDAWRDALGEDAEVEAALLADDLAPEVHLVARHVDRDELVTESGGEAGPWSPYAVRLPGGDPGKVRSVRSGAAAVQDEGSQLAALALTRAPLDGPDAAWLDMCAGPGGKAGLLAAVRPAGVHLTAADRAEHRAELVRGALAGEDDVDVRVTDATAPDWPAGSFDRVLLDAPCTGLGALRRRPEVRWRRVPEDVAPLAELQTRLLDSALASVRPGGVVAYVTCSPHTAETVAIVDAVAGRDDVEVLPVAPLFPEVPGIARGDYGQLWPHRHGTDAMFLALLRRTR is encoded by the coding sequence GTGACCGGCCCCGACCGCCGCGCCGGGCACAAGCGCCGCAACGACCCCGGCACCGGCAACCAGCGCCCGCAGTCGCGGCGGCACCGCCCGGTGCTGGACGGCGCCCGGCTGACCGCCTACGACGTGCTCGACGGCGTCTCCAGCCGCGACGCCTACGCCAACCTGCTGCTGCCGCAGCTGCTGCGCGAGCGCCAGCTCGAGCCGCGCGACGCCGCCTTCGCCACCCAGCTCGCCTACGGCACGCTGCGCGCCACCGGCACGCTCGACGCGATCCTGACCACGCTGGTCTCCCGGCCGTTGCCCGAGCTGGACCGCAAGGTGCTCGACCTGCTGCGGCTGGGCACCTACCAGATCGTCGACCTGCGGGTCCCGGCGCACGCCGCGGTGGACACCACCGTGGCGCTCACCCGGGCGATCGTCGGCACCGGCGCCTCCGGCCTGGTCAACGCCGTGCTCCGCAAGGTCGCCGCGGGCGGTGACCGGGACGCCTGGGTCGCCGCTCTCGCCCCCGCCGACGACACCGACCGGCTGGCGCTGGCCACCGACCACCCGCGCTGGATCGTCGACGCCTGGCGCGACGCCCTGGGCGAGGACGCCGAGGTCGAGGCCGCGCTGCTGGCCGACGACCTCGCGCCCGAGGTGCACCTGGTGGCCCGGCACGTCGACCGCGACGAGCTCGTCACCGAGTCCGGCGGCGAGGCGGGTCCCTGGTCGCCCTACGCCGTCCGGCTGCCCGGGGGCGACCCCGGCAAGGTGCGCAGCGTGCGGTCCGGCGCGGCCGCGGTGCAGGACGAGGGCAGCCAGCTGGCCGCCCTCGCGCTCACCCGCGCCCCCCTCGACGGCCCGGACGCGGCCTGGCTGGACATGTGCGCGGGCCCCGGCGGCAAGGCCGGGCTGCTGGCCGCGGTCCGCCCGGCCGGGGTGCACCTCACCGCCGCCGACCGCGCCGAGCACCGGGCCGAGCTGGTCCGCGGCGCGCTCGCCGGCGAGGACGACGTCGACGTGCGGGTCACCGACGCGACCGCACCCGACTGGCCGGCCGGTTCCTTCGACCGGGTGCTGCTCGACGCACCGTGCACCGGGCTGGGTGCGCTGCGCCGCCGTCCCGAGGTGCGCTGGCGCCGGGTGCCCGAGGACGTCGCGCCGCTGGCGGAGCTGCAGACGCGGCTGCTGGACAGCGCCTTGGCCTCGGTGCGGCCCGGGGGAGTGGTCGCCTACGTGACCTGCTCCCCGCACACCGCCGAGACGGTCGCCATCGTCGACGCGGTGGCCGGTCGCGACGACGTCGAGGTGCTGCCGGTCGCGCCGCTGTTCCCCGAGGTGCCCGGCATCGCCCGCGGGGACTACGGGCAGCTGTGGCCGCACCGGCACGGCACCGACGCGATGTTCCTGGCCCTGCTCCGCCGCACCCGCTGA
- a CDS encoding VOC family protein: MAAFLSHVTVDSRDAHAQSLFWAAVLGWAEDPDDPNEPGDEECMIASPDGSQRLLFIDVPEAKSVKNRLHLDLRPVDVPRDQELLRLLELGAVVVEDRRRPDGSGWFLLADPEGNEFCLLRSQAELTPR; this comes from the coding sequence ATGGCCGCCTTCCTCTCGCACGTCACCGTCGACAGCCGGGACGCCCACGCGCAGTCGCTCTTCTGGGCGGCCGTGCTCGGGTGGGCCGAGGACCCCGACGACCCGAACGAGCCCGGCGACGAGGAGTGCATGATCGCCTCCCCGGACGGGTCGCAGCGGCTGCTGTTCATCGACGTGCCCGAGGCGAAGTCGGTGAAGAACCGGCTGCACCTGGACCTCCGGCCGGTGGACGTCCCGCGTGACCAGGAGCTGCTGCGGCTGCTCGAGCTGGGCGCGGTCGTGGTGGAGGACCGGCGCCGTCCCGACGGCAGCGGCTGGTTCCTGCTCGCCGACCCCGAGGGCAACGAGTTCTGCCTGCTGCGGAGCCAGGCCGAGCTGACCCCGCGCTGA
- the rpe gene encoding ribulose-phosphate 3-epimerase, with the protein MAQQPMIAPSLLSADFARLADEVQRITDADWVHVDVMDAHFVPNLTLGLPVVQAIQAVSPVPLDCHLMITDPERWAPGYAEAGARNVTVHAEACTDPRAVARDLRAAGALAGLAIKPGTPLEAYLDVLPDFDTLLVMTVEPGFGGQSFMPETMSKVREARRLVDTGHLQLFVEVDGGINADTIEEAAAAGADVFVAGSAVYGADDPAAAIRALRAKAAAAR; encoded by the coding sequence GTGGCTCAGCAACCGATGATCGCGCCCAGCCTGCTGTCCGCCGACTTCGCGCGGCTCGCCGACGAGGTGCAGCGGATCACCGACGCCGACTGGGTGCACGTCGACGTCATGGACGCCCACTTCGTGCCCAACCTGACCCTCGGGCTGCCCGTCGTCCAGGCCATCCAGGCGGTGAGCCCCGTGCCGCTGGACTGCCACCTGATGATCACCGACCCCGAGCGCTGGGCCCCCGGGTACGCCGAGGCCGGCGCCCGCAACGTCACGGTGCACGCCGAGGCCTGCACCGACCCCCGCGCCGTCGCCCGTGACCTGCGGGCCGCCGGCGCCCTGGCCGGCCTGGCGATCAAGCCGGGGACGCCGCTGGAGGCCTACCTCGACGTGCTGCCGGACTTCGACACCCTGCTGGTGATGACCGTGGAGCCCGGCTTCGGCGGGCAGTCGTTCATGCCCGAGACGATGAGCAAGGTCCGGGAGGCCCGCCGCCTCGTCGACACCGGCCACCTGCAGCTCTTCGTCGAGGTCGACGGCGGGATCAACGCCGACACCATCGAGGAGGCCGCGGCCGCCGGGGCCGACGTCTTCGTCGCCGGGTCCGCGGTCTACGGCGCCGACGACCCCGCCGCGGCGATCCGGGCGCTGCGGGCGAAGGCGGCCGCGGCCCGGTGA
- the ribD gene encoding bifunctional diaminohydroxyphosphoribosylaminopyrimidine deaminase/5-amino-6-(5-phosphoribosylamino)uracil reductase RibD: protein MNAAELAAMTRARELGERVLGTTSPNPPVGAVVLDADGAVVGEGATSPVGGPHAEVHALLQAGERARGGTAVVTLEPCAHTGRTGPCADALIAAGVRRVVVAVPEPTQLATGGATRLRAAGVDVELGAEQQAAEDGALAGWLTGVREHRPQVVWKVATTLDGRVAAADTTSRWITGPAARAEVHRLRATCDAVLVGSGTVLADDPQLTVRDVEGRNADRQPLRVVLDRRGRVPATARVHDDAAATHVSTAADPGTLLAELFDLGVRRLLLEGGPTLAAAFLAAGLVDEVVLHQAPLLLGDGAPMVGSLGIATITDALHLTITDLTQLGGDVQIRLRPTRHTGGPTTGGGS from the coding sequence GTGAACGCAGCCGAGCTGGCGGCGATGACCCGCGCCCGCGAGCTGGGGGAGCGGGTGCTGGGCACCACGAGCCCCAACCCGCCGGTCGGGGCCGTCGTGCTCGACGCCGACGGCGCGGTCGTCGGCGAGGGCGCCACCTCGCCGGTCGGCGGCCCGCACGCCGAGGTGCACGCCCTCCTCCAGGCCGGAGAACGGGCGCGCGGGGGCACCGCGGTGGTCACCCTCGAGCCCTGCGCGCACACCGGCCGCACCGGCCCGTGTGCCGACGCCCTGATCGCCGCGGGGGTGCGCCGCGTCGTCGTCGCCGTCCCCGAGCCCACGCAGCTGGCCACCGGCGGCGCGACGCGGCTGCGGGCGGCCGGGGTCGACGTCGAGCTGGGCGCCGAGCAGCAGGCCGCCGAGGACGGCGCGCTGGCCGGCTGGTTGACCGGCGTCCGTGAGCACCGCCCGCAGGTCGTGTGGAAGGTCGCCACCACCCTCGACGGCCGGGTCGCCGCCGCAGACACCACCAGCCGCTGGATCACCGGGCCGGCCGCCCGCGCCGAGGTGCACCGGCTGCGCGCCACCTGCGACGCCGTCCTGGTCGGGTCGGGCACCGTGCTGGCCGACGACCCGCAGCTCACCGTCCGGGACGTCGAGGGGCGCAACGCCGACCGGCAGCCGCTGCGGGTGGTCCTGGACCGCCGCGGCCGCGTGCCGGCCACCGCCCGGGTGCACGACGACGCGGCCGCCACGCACGTCAGCACCGCGGCCGATCCGGGGACGCTGCTGGCCGAGCTGTTCGACCTCGGCGTGCGCCGGCTGCTGCTGGAGGGCGGCCCCACCCTGGCCGCGGCCTTCCTGGCCGCCGGCCTCGTCGACGAGGTGGTGCTGCACCAGGCGCCGCTGCTGCTCGGTGACGGTGCTCCCATGGTCGGGTCACTGGGAATCGCCACGATCACCGACGCGCTGCACCTGACGATCACCGACCTCACCCAGCTGGGCGGGGACGTGCAGATCCGGTTGCGGCCCACCCGGCACACTGGTGGGCCGACGACCGGCGGAGGGAGCTGA
- a CDS encoding riboflavin synthase, translating to MFTGIVEELGTLEVREDGADSAVLRIRARRTLEGVALGDSISVNGVCLTVTGVQGDADGSSVWSTDVMAETLRRSSLGATGVGDAVNLERAVTAETRLGGHIVQGHVDGVGTVVSRTPGDQWEVVRIAVPVELARYVVEKGSITVDGVSLTVSALADEPEPWFEVSLIPTTLRETTLGARTPGSPVNLEVDVIAKYVERLLGARR from the coding sequence GTGTTCACCGGCATCGTGGAAGAGCTCGGCACCCTGGAGGTGCGGGAGGACGGCGCGGACAGCGCCGTGCTGCGCATCCGGGCCCGCAGGACCCTGGAGGGCGTGGCCCTCGGCGACTCGATCTCGGTCAACGGCGTGTGCCTGACCGTGACCGGCGTGCAGGGCGACGCCGACGGCAGCAGCGTGTGGAGCACCGACGTCATGGCCGAGACGCTGCGGCGGTCCAGCCTGGGCGCCACCGGCGTCGGCGACGCGGTCAACCTCGAGCGCGCCGTCACCGCCGAGACCCGCCTCGGCGGGCACATCGTGCAGGGCCACGTGGACGGCGTCGGCACCGTCGTGTCGCGCACGCCCGGCGACCAGTGGGAGGTCGTGCGCATCGCCGTCCCGGTCGAGCTGGCCCGCTACGTCGTGGAGAAGGGCTCCATCACCGTCGACGGTGTCTCCCTCACGGTCAGCGCGCTGGCCGACGAGCCCGAGCCGTGGTTCGAGGTGAGCCTGATCCCCACCACCCTGCGCGAGACCACCCTGGGCGCCCGCACGCCGGGCAGCCCGGTCAACCTGGAGGTGGACGTCATCGCCAAGTACGTCGAGCGGCTGCTGGGGGCACGTCGATGA
- a CDS encoding bifunctional 3,4-dihydroxy-2-butanone-4-phosphate synthase/GTP cyclohydrolase II: protein MSEVRLDTIEDAIAAIKGGRPVVVIDDEDRENEGDLIFAAELATPEVVAFTVRYTSGYICVAVSEADADRLDLPPMFRVNQDRRGTAYTVTVDAREGVTTGISAVDRAHTIRTLAAAETTSGDLARPGHVVPLRARDGGVLRRPGHTEAAVDLAVLAGLRPAGALCEVVSEQDPTGMARGAELREFADAHDLVMVSIADLIAYRKRFDKLIERVAEARVPLRAGEFTAVGYRSSYDEREHVAFVYGDIADGEDVLVRVHSECLTGDVFGSLRCDCGPQLDAALSAVAVEGRGVVLYIRGHEGRGIGLLHKLQAYQLQDAGADTIDANLGLGLPADARDYGTGAQILVDLGIRTMRLLTNNPTKRAGLEGYGLKITGRVGLPTHVTADNIGYLRTKRDRMGHLLEIAEPEGPDLAEELAVPVRRAEEQPL, encoded by the coding sequence ATGAGCGAGGTCCGGCTGGACACCATCGAGGACGCCATCGCCGCGATCAAGGGCGGCCGGCCCGTCGTCGTCATCGACGACGAGGACCGCGAGAACGAGGGCGACCTCATCTTCGCCGCCGAGCTGGCCACCCCCGAGGTCGTCGCCTTCACCGTGCGCTACACCTCGGGCTACATCTGCGTCGCCGTCAGCGAGGCCGACGCCGACCGGCTCGACCTCCCGCCGATGTTCCGGGTCAACCAGGACCGGCGCGGCACCGCCTACACCGTCACCGTCGACGCCCGTGAGGGCGTCACCACCGGCATCTCCGCCGTCGACCGGGCGCACACCATCCGCACCCTGGCCGCCGCCGAGACCACGTCGGGCGACCTGGCCCGGCCCGGCCACGTCGTCCCGCTGCGCGCCCGGGACGGCGGCGTGCTGCGGCGCCCCGGCCACACCGAGGCCGCCGTCGACCTGGCCGTGCTGGCGGGGCTCCGGCCGGCCGGTGCGCTGTGCGAGGTCGTCAGCGAGCAGGACCCCACCGGCATGGCCCGGGGTGCCGAGCTGCGCGAGTTCGCCGACGCCCACGACCTGGTGATGGTCTCCATCGCCGACCTCATCGCCTACCGCAAGCGCTTCGACAAGCTCATCGAGCGGGTCGCCGAGGCGCGGGTGCCGCTGCGCGCCGGGGAGTTCACCGCGGTCGGCTACCGCAGCTCCTACGACGAGCGCGAGCACGTGGCCTTCGTCTACGGCGACATCGCCGACGGCGAGGACGTGCTGGTGCGGGTGCACTCCGAGTGCCTCACCGGCGACGTCTTCGGGTCGCTGCGCTGCGACTGCGGGCCCCAGCTGGACGCCGCACTGTCCGCCGTCGCGGTCGAGGGCCGTGGCGTCGTCCTCTACATCCGCGGGCACGAGGGCCGGGGCATCGGCCTGCTGCACAAGCTGCAGGCCTACCAGCTCCAGGACGCCGGCGCGGACACCATCGACGCCAACCTCGGCCTGGGCCTGCCCGCCGACGCCCGCGACTACGGCACCGGCGCGCAGATCCTGGTCGACCTGGGCATCCGCACCATGCGGCTGCTCACCAACAACCCGACCAAGCGCGCCGGGCTGGAGGGCTACGGCCTGAAGATCACCGGCCGGGTCGGGCTGCCCACGCACGTCACGGCCGACAACATCGGCTACCTGCGCACCAAGCGCGACCGGATGGGCCACCTGCTGGAGATCGCCGAGCCCGAGGGTCCCGACCTCGCCGAGGAGCTCGCGGTTCCCGTGCGGCGCGCCGAGGAGCAGCCCCTGTGA
- the ribH gene encoding 6,7-dimethyl-8-ribityllumazine synthase — MSGSGAPGQEPIDAAGLTLGIVAGTWHGEIADSLLARALACAEASGVVSPTVVRVPGALELPVVAQALAATHDAVVALGVVVRGGTPHFEYVCDSFTAGLTRVALDSGKPVGNGVLTTEGERQARDRAGMDDSGEDKGWEAAAAALQTALVLRDLRTPKQGTGFGVTPA, encoded by the coding sequence ATGAGCGGGTCCGGAGCACCGGGGCAGGAGCCGATCGACGCGGCGGGCCTGACCCTCGGCATCGTCGCCGGCACCTGGCACGGCGAGATCGCCGACTCCCTGCTGGCCCGGGCGCTCGCGTGCGCCGAGGCCTCCGGCGTCGTCTCGCCCACCGTCGTCCGGGTCCCGGGCGCGCTCGAGCTGCCCGTGGTCGCCCAGGCGCTGGCCGCCACCCACGACGCCGTCGTCGCCCTGGGCGTCGTCGTCCGCGGCGGGACGCCGCACTTCGAGTACGTCTGCGACTCCTTCACCGCCGGGCTGACCCGGGTGGCGCTGGACTCCGGCAAGCCCGTCGGCAACGGCGTGCTCACCACCGAGGGCGAGCGCCAGGCCCGCGACCGCGCCGGCATGGACGACTCCGGCGAGGACAAGGGCTGGGAGGCCGCCGCGGCCGCACTGCAGACCGCGCTCGTGCTGCGCGACCTGCGCACGCCCAAGCAGGGCACCGGCTTCGGGGTCACCCCGGCGTGA
- a CDS encoding phosphoribosyl-ATP diphosphatase: MKTFDELFAELSDKVATGDPASGTVTAVTDGVHAAGKKVVEEAAESWMAAEFEDEQRTAEEISQLLYRVQVLMLARGLSLADVYAHL, from the coding sequence GTGAAGACCTTCGACGAGCTCTTCGCCGAGCTGAGCGACAAGGTCGCCACCGGCGACCCGGCCTCCGGCACCGTCACCGCCGTCACCGACGGCGTGCACGCGGCCGGCAAGAAGGTCGTCGAGGAGGCGGCCGAGTCCTGGATGGCCGCCGAGTTCGAGGACGAGCAGCGCACGGCGGAGGAGATCAGCCAGCTCCTCTACCGGGTGCAGGTGCTGATGCTGGCCCGGGGTCTGTCCCTGGCCGACGTCTACGCTCACCTGTGA
- the hisG gene encoding ATP phosphoribosyltransferase, with product MLRVAVPNKGVLSEPAQAMLSESGYRQRRSLKDLAVYDPENDTEFFYLRPRDIAIYVAAGTLDVGITGRDMLLETTPTDGAGAVAAEVMPLGFGRSSFRFASPADSPVDDVAKLEGKRIATAYPGLLQRFLDSSGMKADVVKLDGAVETACRLGVADAVCDVVETGTTLRAAGLRIIGEPVLASEAVLVRREGAEEIPAVAQLRRRLQGVLVARRYVMLDYDCPNELLARATAITPGLEGPTVSPLHTEGWSAVRAMVGKEDTNRVMDDLYELGARAILVTSIAASRI from the coding sequence GTGCTGCGCGTCGCCGTCCCGAACAAGGGGGTCCTGAGCGAGCCCGCCCAGGCGATGCTCAGCGAGAGCGGGTACCGGCAGCGGCGCAGCCTCAAGGACCTCGCGGTCTACGACCCGGAGAACGACACCGAGTTCTTCTACCTGCGGCCCCGCGACATCGCGATCTACGTCGCCGCGGGCACGCTCGACGTGGGCATCACCGGCCGCGACATGCTGCTGGAGACCACCCCGACCGACGGCGCCGGGGCGGTCGCGGCCGAGGTGATGCCGCTGGGCTTCGGGCGGTCCTCCTTCCGCTTCGCCAGCCCGGCGGACTCCCCGGTCGACGACGTCGCCAAGCTCGAGGGCAAGCGGATCGCCACCGCCTACCCCGGGCTGCTGCAGCGGTTCCTGGACTCCAGCGGCATGAAGGCCGACGTCGTCAAGCTCGACGGCGCGGTCGAGACCGCCTGCCGGCTGGGTGTCGCCGACGCCGTCTGCGACGTCGTGGAGACCGGGACGACGCTGCGCGCGGCCGGGCTGCGCATCATCGGCGAGCCCGTGCTGGCCAGCGAGGCGGTGCTGGTGCGCCGGGAGGGCGCCGAGGAGATCCCGGCCGTGGCCCAGCTGCGCCGGCGGCTGCAGGGCGTGCTGGTCGCCCGCCGCTACGTGATGCTCGACTACGACTGCCCCAACGAGCTGCTCGCCCGGGCCACCGCCATCACCCCCGGGCTCGAGGGCCCCACGGTCAGCCCGCTGCACACCGAGGGCTGGTCGGCGGTGCGGGCGATGGTCGGCAAGGAGGACACCAACCGGGTCATGGACGACCTCTACGAGCTCGGTGCCCGCGCCATCCTCGTCACCAGCATCGCCGCCTCCCGCATCTGA
- a CDS encoding SSI family serine proteinase inhibitor yields MRRTAVPVLLLSSAVLVGCGDGGTSTAGGASGQAPSSAAVSSGPAADELVVELVPDQGEPAQTYRLSCAGTPAGDLPDPAAACAQLAGQPDPFAPLAADVMCTQLFGGPQTAHVTGRWAGEPVDLQLSRSDGCQTAQWDRLGALLPG; encoded by the coding sequence ATGCGCCGCACAGCCGTCCCGGTCCTGCTGCTCTCGTCCGCCGTCCTCGTGGGCTGCGGGGACGGCGGGACGTCCACGGCGGGGGGCGCGTCCGGGCAGGCACCGAGCTCGGCGGCCGTCTCGAGCGGGCCGGCCGCCGACGAGCTGGTCGTCGAGCTGGTGCCCGACCAGGGCGAGCCCGCGCAGACGTACCGCCTCAGCTGCGCCGGGACGCCCGCCGGTGACCTGCCCGACCCGGCCGCGGCCTGCGCCCAGCTCGCCGGTCAGCCCGACCCGTTCGCCCCGCTCGCGGCGGACGTCATGTGCACCCAGCTGTTCGGCGGCCCGCAGACCGCGCACGTCACCGGTCGCTGGGCGGGGGAGCCGGTGGACCTGCAGCTCTCCCGCAGCGACGGCTGCCAGACCGCCCAGTGGGACCGGCTCGGCGCGCTGCTGCCCGGCTGA
- a CDS encoding DUF2877 domain-containing protein → MPTLHLSGATSAGSGPGARPSVPAQASTGVAELLRGPLRQGTVLLSAPSALYVSVPTPSGPEVVGVLTSDAARLPLGCVLFRPSNGRPLVSAPSGAPAQVGGGRLVVGDLTVSAAAWWDPRPKLPTARPALLPEGVRELRAALYGEGVPHSAFVLPGLAGGPSGPLAALRGAVRRADLDAALRTATRLIGEGPGLTPVGDDVLAGTTAGLVLLGHPAAERFGSGVTALAAGRTTELSRALLRHAAAGRVTGEYAAVLRAMVGDGPLVPAIRALLASGSNSGRALALGLCTAIDLVERTARPR, encoded by the coding sequence ATGCCGACGCTCCACCTGTCCGGGGCCACCTCCGCCGGGTCCGGGCCGGGCGCGCGCCCCTCGGTGCCGGCGCAGGCGAGCACCGGGGTGGCCGAGCTGCTCCGTGGTCCGCTGCGCCAGGGCACGGTGCTGCTCTCGGCGCCCTCGGCCCTGTACGTCAGCGTCCCGACGCCGTCCGGGCCCGAGGTCGTCGGGGTCCTCACCTCCGACGCGGCGCGGCTGCCGCTGGGGTGCGTGCTGTTCCGCCCGTCCAACGGGCGGCCGCTGGTGTCCGCGCCCAGCGGTGCCCCGGCCCAGGTGGGTGGGGGGCGGCTGGTCGTCGGGGACCTGACCGTCAGCGCGGCGGCGTGGTGGGACCCGCGGCCCAAGCTGCCCACGGCCCGGCCGGCGCTGCTGCCCGAGGGGGTGCGTGAGCTGCGCGCCGCGCTCTACGGCGAGGGCGTGCCGCACAGTGCGTTCGTGCTGCCGGGTCTGGCCGGTGGGCCCAGCGGGCCGCTGGCCGCACTGCGCGGTGCGGTCCGCCGGGCCGACCTGGACGCGGCGCTGCGCACGGCCACCCGGCTGATCGGTGAGGGCCCCGGCCTGACCCCGGTCGGCGACGACGTGCTGGCCGGCACCACCGCCGGGCTGGTGCTGCTGGGCCACCCGGCCGCGGAGCGCTTCGGCAGCGGGGTGACCGCCCTGGCCGCCGGCCGCACCACCGAGCTGTCCCGCGCGCTGCTGCGGCACGCCGCCGCAGGCCGGGTCACCGGTGAGTACGCCGCCGTGCTCCGCGCGATGGTCGGCGACGGCCCGCTGGTCCCGGCCATCCGGGCGCTGCTGGCCAGCGGCTCGAACAGCGGCCGCGCGCTGGCGCTCGGGCTGTGCACCGCGATCGACCTGGTCGAGCGGACCGCCCGCCCGCGCTGA
- a CDS encoding PucR family transcriptional regulator, with translation MLSQLPPADRTALQDSMGLTVDQLLDLPGLTGTIVVGGATGTRRIVRHVVVEEPNEPLGSAGPDVLVVLDGRLGSRDPAQSRAVIERLHRAGSGALAFRSEGGQGNAAGEVPAEVLAEADRRGFPVLALPSSTRLDEVVAEVLGAIIDKQTQALSLANRMHNQFIDVALSGGGLAEVTTQVSTFLAGAAVLGLGPDREVATHAGPPEEVTEIRDWLWLLDAAADDAFGDLTPARRLSGNRADQSVVTPADVLADADLSPADGILLVPGHHELPGGVGEYAVAPVMAGEQRHGWLVAVNRHGPMLLGAGAVLEQAAVIAALSEIRMQAVHSVELRFQGDMVRRLVGGSFAHTERALAYARSFGWRLDGPVVVLVTATETVADAGADPTRALDVLDRLADGWRSAVDGEVAGAAVAGLATEIVTVLPLDGRTPEELSGLVAAVTARVNARLRRVGRLLGTGIGRPAESLQVLGDAYQQAQRALVVGQEIHGGHAVTHFDQLGVFRLLSLIPDSSELRSYVDEVLGSLADSTDPDSVDLRDTLRVLLETNLNVAESARRLHFHYNTMRYRIGKLERMLGPFTTDPTLRLNLLLALHAARIRGLDQPHRPPVESVAAAVLDDGLESLV, from the coding sequence GTGCTGTCGCAGCTGCCGCCGGCCGATCGCACGGCCCTGCAGGACAGCATGGGGCTCACGGTCGACCAGTTGCTCGACCTGCCCGGCCTGACCGGCACCATCGTCGTCGGCGGGGCCACCGGCACCCGGCGGATCGTGCGGCACGTCGTGGTCGAGGAGCCCAACGAGCCGCTCGGCAGCGCCGGGCCCGACGTGCTCGTCGTCCTGGACGGCCGCCTCGGGTCCCGTGACCCCGCGCAGAGCCGTGCGGTCATCGAGCGGCTGCACCGCGCCGGCAGCGGCGCGCTCGCGTTCCGCTCCGAGGGCGGGCAGGGCAACGCGGCCGGTGAGGTGCCTGCCGAGGTGCTCGCCGAGGCCGACCGGCGCGGTTTCCCGGTGCTCGCGCTGCCGTCGTCCACCCGGCTGGACGAGGTCGTCGCCGAGGTGCTCGGCGCGATCATCGACAAGCAGACCCAGGCGCTCAGCCTCGCCAACCGGATGCACAACCAGTTCATCGACGTGGCGCTGTCCGGCGGTGGGCTGGCCGAGGTGACCACGCAGGTCTCGACGTTCCTGGCAGGGGCGGCGGTGCTGGGGCTCGGGCCCGACCGTGAGGTCGCCACCCACGCCGGCCCGCCCGAGGAGGTCACCGAGATCCGCGACTGGCTGTGGCTGCTCGACGCCGCCGCCGACGACGCGTTCGGTGACCTCACCCCGGCCCGCCGGCTGTCGGGCAACCGCGCCGACCAGTCCGTGGTCACCCCCGCCGACGTCCTGGCCGACGCCGACCTGTCCCCGGCCGACGGCATCCTGCTCGTCCCCGGGCACCACGAGCTGCCCGGCGGCGTGGGGGAGTACGCGGTCGCCCCGGTCATGGCCGGTGAGCAGCGGCACGGCTGGCTGGTCGCGGTCAACCGGCACGGGCCGATGCTGCTGGGGGCCGGTGCGGTGCTCGAGCAGGCCGCCGTCATCGCGGCGCTGTCGGAGATCCGGATGCAGGCCGTGCACTCGGTCGAGCTGCGCTTCCAGGGCGACATGGTGCGCCGCCTCGTCGGGGGCTCCTTCGCCCACACCGAGCGGGCCCTGGCCTACGCGCGGTCCTTCGGCTGGCGGCTCGACGGCCCGGTCGTGGTCCTGGTGACCGCCACCGAGACCGTCGCCGACGCCGGCGCCGACCCCACCCGTGCGCTCGACGTGCTGGACCGGCTGGCCGACGGCTGGCGCTCCGCGGTGGACGGCGAGGTCGCCGGTGCGGCGGTCGCGGGCCTGGCCACGGAGATCGTCACCGTGCTGCCGCTGGACGGGCGCACGCCCGAGGAGCTCTCCGGGCTGGTCGCCGCGGTGACCGCACGGGTCAACGCCCGCCTCCGCCGGGTCGGCCGGCTCCTGGGCACCGGCATCGGGCGCCCGGCGGAGTCGCTGCAGGTGCTGGGCGATGCCTACCAGCAGGCCCAGCGCGCGCTGGTCGTCGGCCAGGAGATCCACGGCGGTCACGCGGTCACCCACTTCGACCAGCTGGGCGTCTTCCGGCTGCTGTCGCTGATCCCGGACAGCTCCGAGCTGCGCTCCTACGTCGACGAGGTGCTCGGGTCGCTGGCCGACTCCACCGACCCGGACTCCGTCGACCTGCGCGACACGCTGCGGGTGCTGCTGGAGACCAACCTCAACGTGGCGGAGTCCGCCCGCCGGCTGCACTTCCACTACAACACGATGCGCTACCGGATCGGCAAGCTGGAGCGGATGCTCGGGCCCTTCACCACCGACCCGACGCTGCGGCTGAACCTGCTGCTCGCGCTGCACGCCGCGCGGATCCGGGGGCTGGACCAGCCGCACCGGCCGCCGGTGGAGAGCGTCGCCGCCGCCGTCCTGGACGACGGGCTCGAGTCCCTGGTCTGA